A genomic window from Prunus persica cultivar Lovell chromosome G2, Prunus_persica_NCBIv2, whole genome shotgun sequence includes:
- the LOC18787654 gene encoding hypersensitive-induced response protein 4, with translation MGNSCFGLFTCIDQASVGVLERWGRFEKLAEPGFHLLNPCAGQWVAGVLSTRISSLDVRIETKTKDNVFVQLVCSIQYRVVRENADDAFYELQNPKEQIQAYVFDVVRALVPRMTLDDLFEQKGEVAKAVLEELEKVMREYGYSIEHILMVDIIPDASVRKAMNEINAAQRLQLANVYKGEAEKVLQVKRAEAEAEAKYLGGVGVARQRQAITDGLRENILNFSGKVEGTSAKEVMDLIMITQYFDTIKDLGNNSKNTTVFIPHGPGHVRDIGDQIRNGQLEAASAQVNGE, from the exons ATGGGCAATTCTTGCTTTGGCCTTTTTACCTGCATAGACCAAGCAAGCGTAGGCGTCTTGGAGAGGTGGGGTCGGTTCGAGAAGCTGGCCGAACCCGGTTTCCATCTCCTGAACCCGTGCGCTGGTCAATGGGTCGCCGGTGTCCTCTCCACCAGGATTTCCTCTCTCGATGTCCGCATCGAGACCAAAACCAAG GATAATGTGTTTGTGCAATTAGTGTGTTCCATTCAATACCGGGTGGTGAGAGAGAATGCTGATGATGCTTTTTATGAGTTGCAAAACCCCAAAGAGCAGATTCAAGCTTATGTCTTTGATG TGGTTAGAGCTCTGGTGCCGAGAATGACATTGGATGACCTCTTTGAACAGAAGGGTGAGGTTGCTAAAGCTGTCTTGGAGGAACTTGAGAAG GTTATGAGAGAATATGGATACAGCATAGAGCACATACTGATGGTTGACATCATACCGGATGCCTCTGTGCGCAAGGCAATGAATGAGATTAATGCAG CTCAAAGGCTCCAGCTTGCTAATGTATACAAAGGAGAGGCAGAGAAGGTGCTTCAGGTGAAAAGGGCAGAAGCTGAAGCTGAGGCCAAGTACCTTGGAGGAGTTGGTGTTGCCAGGCAGAGGCAGGCAATCACTGATGGGTTAAGAGAGAACATCTTGAATTTCTCAGGCAAAGTGGAAGGAACCTCAGCAAAGGAGGTGATGGATCTGATCATGATCACTCAGTACTTTGACACAATTAAAGACCTTGGCAACAACTCAAAGAACACTACTGTTTTTATACCCCATGGTCCTGGTCACGTCAGAGACATCGGTGATCAGATACGCAATGGACAACTGGAGGCAGCTAGTGCTCAAGTAAATGGCGAGTAA